A genomic window from Campylobacter magnus includes:
- a CDS encoding histidine triad nucleotide-binding protein — MDCVFCKITAGQIPSNKVLENDEFLAFHDIAPKAPVHVLIIPKKHIENFNALDSATASGIVKFAQEVAVATGVEKAGYRLITNCGENGGQEVPHLHFHLLGGKRLLWLSENSAADPKKSF; from the coding sequence ATGGATTGTGTTTTTTGTAAAATCACTGCTGGGCAAATTCCTAGCAATAAAGTGCTAGAAAATGATGAATTTCTAGCCTTTCACGATATAGCACCAAAAGCCCCTGTGCATGTGCTAATCATACCAAAAAAGCATATTGAAAACTTCAACGCTCTTGATAGTGCTACAGCTAGTGGCATAGTAAAGTTTGCCCAAGAAGTAGCCGTAGCAACTGGCGTTGAAAAAGCTGGGTATCGCCTTATTACAAACTGCGGTGAAAATGGTGGGCAAGAGGTGCCGCATTTGCATTTTCACTTGCTAGGTGGCAAACGCCTGCTGTGGCTAAGTGAAAACAGCGCAGCAGACCCAAAAAAATCATTTTAA
- the pheS gene encoding phenylalanine--tRNA ligase subunit alpha → MQKFIDEISQAKSLAELESARLALLGKKGVITEGFSKLKELSGDEKKALAESLNKARDEANELIASKKAELEEKEANEALIKDGVDVSLFNEPSLRGAMHPVMATMDKIIDYFVAQNFSVETGPLIEDDFHNFEALNLPKYHPARDMQDTFYLRDFRLLRTHTSPVQIRTMQAKKPPIRMIAPGAVFRRDLDLTHTPMFHQIEGLVVEEGDKISFANLKDILQNFLVYMFGDVKVRFRPSFFPFTEPSTEVDISCIFCKGCGCRVCKQTGWLEVLGSGIVDENVFKAVGYSGVSGYAFGLGVERLAMLLHRIPDLRSLFEGDLRLLEQFR, encoded by the coding sequence TTGCAAAAATTTATAGATGAAATTTCGCAAGCAAAAAGCTTAGCTGAGCTTGAGAGCGCAAGGCTTGCACTGCTTGGCAAAAAGGGCGTTATCACAGAGGGCTTTTCTAAGCTAAAAGAGCTAAGTGGTGATGAGAAAAAGGCTTTGGCTGAGAGCTTAAATAAAGCAAGAGACGAGGCAAACGAGCTTATTGCTAGCAAAAAAGCCGAGCTTGAAGAAAAAGAAGCAAACGAAGCCTTAATAAAAGATGGCGTGGATGTTAGTTTGTTTAACGAGCCTAGTTTGCGTGGTGCTATGCATCCAGTGATGGCTACGATGGATAAGATAATTGATTATTTCGTAGCGCAAAACTTCAGCGTGGAAACTGGACCTCTTATAGAAGATGATTTTCACAACTTTGAAGCACTAAACCTGCCAAAATACCACCCAGCGCGCGATATGCAAGATACTTTTTATCTGCGTGATTTTCGCTTGCTTCGCACACACACAAGTCCTGTTCAAATCCGCACCATGCAAGCAAAAAAACCGCCTATTCGTATGATTGCCCCTGGGGCTGTTTTTAGGCGAGATTTAGACCTTACGCATACGCCGATGTTTCATCAAATAGAAGGTCTAGTGGTTGAAGAAGGCGATAAAATCAGCTTTGCAAACCTAAAAGATATTTTACAAAACTTCTTAGTTTATATGTTTGGCGATGTAAAAGTGCGCTTTCGCCCAAGCTTTTTTCCTTTTACAGAACCAAGCACCGAGGTTGATATCAGCTGTATTTTTTGTAAAGGCTGTGGATGTAGGGTCTGTAAGCAAACTGGCTGGCTAGAGGTACTAGGCTCTGGCATTGTGGATGAAAATGTATTTAAAGCAGTTGGATATAGCGGCGTTAGCGGCTATGCTTTTGGGCTTGGAGTAGAGCGTCTTGCTATGCTACTTCATAGAATTCCTGATTTAAGAAGCCTATTTGAGGGCGATTTACGACTTTTGGAGCAATTTAGATGA